From Mycobacterium colombiense CECT 3035:
GCGTCACCGTCGCCTTGGGCATGCTCAGCGTCGCGGCCAGTTCGGCCGGATAGGGATGCTCGTCGATCTCGGCGAGCAGAAACAGCTCCTTGGACTCGAGGCCCAGCGCGCAGATGTCGGCCTCGGCGCACGAGATCACCGAGAGCAGCACCCGGTAGTTCAGTGACCAGATCCTGGCCGCATCGACTGCAGACATTCGACTTGCCAGATCGTTCAGCTATGAACTAGTTTTGTTATGAACAACCTCATAGCCGAACAATCTACCAGGGAGTGGGCCTCATGCCGCTGGATCAATACGTGACACTCGGGCGGTCCGGCCTGCGCGTCAGCCCGCTGTGCCTGGGCGCGATGACCTTCGGCGAGGACCTCGGTTGGGGCACCAGCGTGGATGAATCTCAACAGATCATCGATCGATACCTCGAGCTCGGCGGTAACTTCATCGACACCGCCAACTTCTACACCCGCAGCCACTCCGAGAAGATCATCGGCGACCACGTCGGGCGCCACCCCGCCCGCCGCGATCGACTGGCGATCGCGACCAAGTTCAGCGGCAACCTGTATCCGGGTGATCCCAACGGCGGCGGCTCGGGCCGTAAGTCACTGATCAATGCCTGCGAAAACTCGTTGCGGCGCTTGCAAACCGACTACATCGACCTGTACTGGCTGCACATCTGGGACTCCAACACCCCCATCGAGGAGACCATGGCGGCGCTCGAGGACCTGGTCCGGGCCGGCAAGGTGCGCTACATCGGGGTTTCGGACACCCCGGCGTGGAAGATCGCCCAGGCCAACCTCATCGCCCAGTTCCGCGGCTGGTCGGC
This genomic window contains:
- a CDS encoding aldo/keto reductase; the encoded protein is MGLMPLDQYVTLGRSGLRVSPLCLGAMTFGEDLGWGTSVDESQQIIDRYLELGGNFIDTANFYTRSHSEKIIGDHVGRHPARRDRLAIATKFSGNLYPGDPNGGGSGRKSLINACENSLRRLQTDYIDLYWLHIWDSNTPIEETMAALEDLVRAGKVRYIGVSDTPAWKIAQANLIAQFRGWSAFVGLQVEYSLLERAIEQDLVPMASEFGLGITPWSPLKGGVLSGKYTRASSGRHNADRGAMVDAFLNEKTYAVIDELEAIAKAHETNVASVSLAWVRAQRAVSSVIIGARRLSQLEDNVRAVDLHLSADELARLDALTKPRFGFPHNMLEMAPGIINGGTTVNGIAGPISEYVMPEGVQPY